Proteins co-encoded in one Montipora capricornis isolate CH-2021 chromosome 12, ASM3666992v2, whole genome shotgun sequence genomic window:
- the LOC138027636 gene encoding nucleotidyltransferase MB21D2-like, which translates to MANSRSENSPQGRVDVLSGVPYKDLSDLMAHYQADRIYNESQIVTDKLEQFNTFVTDEILPRIGELDARFDFEEVIPTGSFKEHSVISQKTNFQNYIEHEFDFMLVLRDLGAHSEGVSLVDCVISGEEKQDAFKHVFLSEDSLKRWQDCCVLRDEIYLLDADKVMQSFEQVVVTVMNEMMEREEGFVPGCIEISRNGPALTLQFDIAKLPLEMQSPYPEDWQGVTLRKAGYNCINNWSIDLVVCVTAADVFSTYDSWTSRKRKWPSKDVEQELVRMPAHLVAKSFDSIPHSWRLSTSKAELVLADYISQTQPLVRKCWLVLKAMLKAHLSQPKFITSYNLKTILFYTMDHVPLGYWTEDNLPELLLAVIDAIIIGLGTRAFPHYFLPSVNLLSQSASEDHVVGLLQKCDQVRTKPDKYLSSTPNFETYLTDLL; encoded by the coding sequence ATGGCCAACAGTAGAAGTGAAAATAGCCCTCAGGGAAGGGTTGACGTGCTATCTGGTGTACCATACAAAGATCTATCAGACCTGATGGCCCATTACCAGGCAGACCGAATATATAACGAGTCACAAATAGTCACAGATAAACTTGAACAGTTCAATACTTTTGTCACAGACGAAATTCTACCACGTATCGGTGAATTAGATGCCAGGTTTGATTTTGAAGAGGTTATCCCAACTGGAAGCTTCAAAGAACATTCTGTCATTAGCCAGAAGACAAATTTCCAGAATTATATTGAACACGAGTTTGATTTCATGCTTGTGCTTCGTGACCTGGGGGCACATTCTGAGGGCGTGTCTTTAGTTGATTGTGTAATTTCAGGCGAAGAGAAACAAGATGCTTTTAAGCATGTTTTTCTCAGTGAAGATAGCCTTAAAAGATGGCAGGATTGTTGCGTCTTAAGAGATGAAATCTATCTATTAGATGCCGACAAAGTCATGCAGTCGTTTGAGCAAGTTGTGGTTACAGTCATGAATGAAATGATGGAGAGAGAGGAGGGGTTTGTACCAGGCTGTATTGAAATCAGTAGAAATGGTCCAGCTTTGACACTGCAATTTGACATTGCAAAGCTACCTCTTGAAATGCAGTCTCCATACCCGGAGGACTGGCAGGGTGTCACGCTACGCAAAGCAGGGTACAACTGCATCAACAACTGGAGTATCGACCTGGTCGTCTGTGTTACAGCTGCAGATGTTTTCAGTACTTACGATAGCTGGACTTCCAGAAAGCGGAAGTGGCCCTCAAAAGACGTAGAACAGGAGCTTGTTCGCATGCCCGCCCATTTGGTCGCTAAATCCTTTGACTCAATTCCCCATAGTTGGCGTCTTTCGACATCAAAAGCTGAACTTGTCCTTGCAGATTACATCAGTCAGACTCAACCACTAGTTAGAAAATGCTGGTTAGTGTTAAAAGCTATGTTAAAGGCCCATCTCTCTCAACCCAAATTCATCACCTCCTACAATCTGAAAACTATCCTGTTCTACACGATGGACCATGTACCTCTGGGTTACTGGACTGAAGACAATCTACCCGAGCTTCTTTTAGCTGTTATAGACGCAATCATTATCGGCCTGGGTACCCGTGCATTTCCGCATTATTTTCTACCAAGTGTGAACCTACTGTCACAATCCGCTAGCGAGGATCATGTAGTTGGCCTGTTACAGAAATGTGATCAGGTGCGAACAAAACCAGACAAGTACTTATCATCAACGCCAAATTTTGAGACTTATTTGACGGATCTTTTGTGA